The DNA region GGCAGCCTCGAACAAGCGCAGCCCGAGCGCACGCTCGATCCGCGCCAGCCTGCGGCCGACCGTGGTCTCGTCGATCCGCAGCCGCGCGCTGGCGCCGGCATAGGTGCCCTCGTCCCTGACGGCCGCGATGATGCGAAGATCGTCCCAGTTCATGGCGTCAGGCTACATCGCCTCCGGCCTGCCTGCAATAACGCAGCCACCGGCTGCGATATCCCTGCATAACAGCAGGCCCATCCGCGGCTATATTTTCGCCAGACGCATCCTCTGGAGTTCTCAGGACCATGACCGCAGCCAAAACGCTGATGCAGCTTGCCGGTATCGACCTCACCCCGCCCCGCCTCGGCGACAGCTGCCTCGTGCTGATCGATATCCAGAACGAATATCTCGCCGGTCCCCTCGCCTTGCCCGACGCCAAACCCGCGATCGCGCGCGCCACCGCATTGCTCGCCCGCGCGCGAGAAAGCGGCGCTGTTATCATCCACATTGCGCACAAGGGAGCGCCGGGAAGCCTGTTCGATCGCACTGCGGAGCGTGGCGCGATCGTCGCGCCGCTGGCGCCGCGGCCCGGTGAGATCGTGATCGAGAAGCAGTTGCCGAACGCATTCGCCGGCACAGACCTCGACGC from Bradyrhizobium sp. B124 includes:
- a CDS encoding cysteine hydrolase family protein — translated: MTAAKTLMQLAGIDLTPPRLGDSCLVLIDIQNEYLAGPLALPDAKPAIARATALLARARESGAVIIHIAHKGAPGSLFDRTAERGAIVAPLAPRPGEIVIEKQLPNAFAGTDLDAQLAATGRKELVLAGFMTHMCVSSTARAALDLGFRTTIDADSCATRDLPDGTGGTIAAKLIHDVALAELSDRFAIIARGNALA